A stretch of DNA from Planococcus antarcticus DSM 14505:
AGGTTCGGTTGAATTCCGAGGCTGCGAAGCTCTTTCACACTATGCTGTGTCGGTTTTGTTTTCATTTCTTTAGCAGCCCCAAGATACGGAATCAAGGTACAGTGGATATACATGACTTCATCGCGCCCAAGATCTGAACGCATTTGACGAATCGCTTCGAGGAATGGCAAGGATTCGATATCGCCGACAGTTCCGCCAATTTCTGTAATGACTACATCCGCTTTTGCTGTTTTGGCGGCGCGCAATAGACGGTCTTTGATTTCATTGGTGATGTGCGGAATAACCTGAACCGTTCCGCCCAAATAATCGCCTCGGCGTTCTTTCTGAATAACAGTCGAATAGACTTTCCCAGTTGTTACGTTTGAGTATTTATTTAAATTAATGTCGATAAAACGTTCGTAATGGCCAAGATCCAAATCCGTTTCTGCGCCATCATCTGTTACATAAACTTCTCCGTGCTGATATGGACTCATTGTTCCTGGGTCCACATTGATGTAAGGATCGAATTTTTGAATCGTTACATTCAACCCTCTGTTTTTCAATAAACGCCCTAATGATGCGGCTGTAATGCCTTTCCCGAGTGATGATACAACACCACCAGTTACAAATATATACTTCGTCATGCCTGCTTCCTCCTCGAATGGTAAAAATAAAAAGCGCTCCACCTGCTGCATGCAGGGGGAGCGCGTAAACTGTACGAATCATCTCTCCTATTATAAGGAGCCCAGATAAAATCTTATCCAGTCTCGCCTCATAAGTCAAGGTGAAAAAATGTTCAGATTACTTCAAGTCATCTTCTTCTTCGTCGTCATCGTCGTCGTCATCATCTTCATCGATGATGTTGCCGTCTAGATCTTCGACCAAAACATCGCTGTCTTCTTCGTCGTCGTCTGCGTCAAAATCAAGCACTTCCACTTCGACAGGCGCTTTAACCACTTCGTCGTCCTCGTCTTCGTCGTCTTCACCGAAGTCCTCGAATTCCAATTCATCTTCCAATGACAATTCATCCAGATCGTCAAAGCCTTCATCGTCAGCCACTTTGGCTTTCTTCTTGCGCGCTTTAACAGTCGGCGCCGACTCTTCTTCAATCTGTTCAACTGGATACCATTCGCGAAGGCCCCAGCGATTTTCGCCTAAGATTAAAAAGCGGCCGTCGATATTCAAATCCGTATAGAATTGAACCAAACGGTCCTTCATATCTTCTTTCGATAAGTTCATCATTTTTTCGATTTCTGCGACAAGCTCTGCATATGTTTTCGTTTCGTGCGTTTCTTCCAACATTGCATATGTCAAGTCAACAAACGACTCTTCTATCAGTTCTTCTTTAGATAATTCACGAATTTTCATTCCGTGCACGTCCCTTCTTCTTTCATAACTTAATCCATTATATACAAACTAACTAGTCTCCGCTACCGTGTATTCTTTTTTCTTGGATCTATTTGTCTCCACCCAAAATAAAATAAATAAAGCGCCAGAACCATAAAAGGAATTGACCCCAATGCCTTATTGTACAGGAAGAAAATCAGTATGACACAGATTATGATGATTATATAGTGACCAGCTTTGCGCATGGGATCCATCCTTCTTAGTTTATGCGATACATATTCTTCTAGTATACAGAAAATGAGAGAGGATATCGACTTGGTAATGCGCTTGAAGGAAGTTGTGTGATTTGTATGGAATTTTTTTCTTTCTATTATTATATTAATGGGTCAAATTACTTTATATTTCTAATTTTTGCGCTAGTTTTACGCATTTTCTACTGAACGTACGTATTTTTTTCTAAACACGCGTGTTTTATGCTGAGCGTGCATATCCTTTTCTGAGCGTGCGTATTTCCTGCTAAACGTGCGTATTCTTTGCTGAACGTGCACACCGTTTTTGAACGACGAAAAACTCATCCTTTCCAAATTAATCCCTTTCCTGATTCCTCACAAAAGTAAAGACGCAAAATCCGTCTTCCAATGGATTTCGCGTCTTTATCAATCTTTATTCAGCTCTTACACCCAGCCCCTCGGGTCGTAAGCTGTTTTGGCTGTCCAGTTGCAAGTGCCTAGCTCTTCGGATCATAAGTCAAACCGGCTGCGTGGCAAAGAACGCCATTTCTCCGGTTCGCCTTATGCCTATCAGAGCTAAACAGGCACTTTCACTTTTCTAGCTGTGCGGCTGAAGAAACGCCGCTTCGCCAAACCCTCTCACGCCGGTCAGAGCAAAACGGTTGCTTCCGCTTTTCTACTTATCCAGCTTCTCGCCCAGCCCCTCGGGGTCTTAAGGCAACTCGACTGTGCGGCTGAAGAAACGCCGCTTCGCCGAGTCACCTTAAGCTTGTCGGGCCTTTCGTGGGCGAATCCGCTTTTCTACTTACATATTCCGTCTATACTGCCCGCCTACTTCATACAAAGCTGTGGTGATTTGGCCGAGGCTAGCGACTTTTACGGTTTCCATTAACTCTTCGAAGATGTTGCCGCCGGTCTTGGCTGCTTGCTTTAGGCGCTCCAAAGCTTCGGTTGAGTCATTGCGTTCCTGGAAGGCGCGCAGGTTGCCGATTTGTGTTTCTTTTTCTTCTGTTGTGGCGCGGGCGATTTCCATCGCGTTGATGTCGTCGTCCGATTGCGGATTCGGGTTCAAGTAGGTGTTGACTCCGATGATTGGCAATTCGCCTGTGTGTTTTTTCATTTCGTAATGCATGGATTCTTCTTGGATTTTGCCGCGTTGGTATTGTGTTTCCATTGCGCCCAAGACGCCTCCACGGTCATTGATGCGATCAAATTCAGTCATTACCGCATCTTCTACCAATTGCGTCATTTCTTCAATGATAAATGCACCTTGAAGCGGGTTCTCATTTTTCGACAAGCCATGCTCTTTGGTGATAATCATCTGAATCGCCATTGCGCGGCGGACTGATTCTTCCGTCGGTGTGGTGATTGCTTCATCGTAAGCGTTCGTATGCAGCGAGTTACAGTTATCCTGTAACGCCATCAACGCTTGCAAGGTTGTACGGATGTCGTTGAAGTCAATTTCCTGTGCATGCAAGCTGCGTCCCGAAGTTTGTACATGGTATTTCAGTTTCTGGCTGCGTTCATTAGCACCGTATTTATCGCGCATCACGATTGCCCAAATGCGGCGTGCTACACGGCCGATAACCGTATACTCCGGATCTAGTCCGTTCGAGAAAAAGAACGATAGGTTCGGCGCAAAGTCATCGATGTTCATGCCGCGGCTCAAGTAATATTCCACATATGTGAAGCCATTAGAAAGCGTGAACGCCAGTTGTGAAATCGGATTCGCGCCCGCTTCCGCAATGTGGTAGCCCGAAATCGATACCGAGTAATAATTACGCACTTTGTGGTCGATAAAGTATTGCTGGATATCCCCCATCATGCGCAATGCAAATTCCGTCGAGAAGATACACGTATTTTGTCCTTGGTCTTCTTTCAAAATATCAGCTTGTACAGTTCCTCGTACAACTTGCAACGTGCTTTCGCGGACTTCCGTAAATTCTTCGACCGTCAATGTGCGGCCCAGTTTTTCTTCGTTTATCTTAACTTGCTGATCGATAGCCGTGTTCATGAACATCGCCAAAATAATCGGTGCTGGTCCGTTGATGGTCATGGAAACAGAAGTGGTCGGTGCGCACAAATCAAACCCTTCATAAAGTTTCTTCATGTCATCGAGTGTACAAATGGATACGCCTGATTCCCCGACTTTTCCGTAAATATCCGGACGGTGATCCGGATCTTCGCCGTAAAGCGTCACCGAGTCGAACGCAGTCGATAAGCGTTTTGCATCATCGTCTTTTGATAAATAATGGAAACGGCGATTGGTCCGTTCAGGTGTTCCTTCGCCAGCAAACTGGCGCTTTGGATCTTCGCCTGCACGTTTGAACGGAAATACGCCTGCAGTATAAGGGAATGAACCTGGAGCGTTCTCCAAATAAACCCATGACAAAATTTCGCCGTAATCAACGAATTTCGGCAATACGACGCGAGGCACTTTAATGCCGGATAGACTTTCTGTACGCAAGATCGTACGGATTTCTTTATCGCGTACTGTTGTAACGAATTCGTCTCCAGCATACATTTCTTTCAAAGCATCCCAGTTAGCGAGAATGCGTTTAGATTCTGCAGTCAATTCATCGCGAACGCCGTCAGACAGCGACTCAAGTGAAGCGACCAATGCATCGTCTGGCGCTTTTTCTTTGACGGCTTCGATAGCGCCTTCTAATTGGAACAGACGACGCGCAAAAGCAGATTGCTCTTTTGTTTTTGCATGATAGCCGCGGATTGTATCTGTCAACTCACGCAAATAATAACGGCGGTTGTTTGGAATGATGAGGTTCTCTTTTTGGGTTTTAACGAATTTATCGTAATCCGTTTCCCAATCAGTTCCACATGTTTCATTGACCGTGCCCACTAATGCTGCAAATAGAGAGTTTGTTCCTTTATCGTTGAACTGGCTGGCAATCGTACCGTAAACCGGCATATCATCCAGTTCTTTTTCCCATAACAGGCGGCTGCGCTGATACTGTTTCTGCACTTGGCGAAGCGCATCCTGCGAGCCGCTCCGTTCGAATTTGTTGATGACGATTAAGTCTGCATAATCAATCATGTCGATTTTTTCAAGCTGAGACGGCGCACCAAATTCACTGGTCATGACGTACATCGAGACGTCTGAGAAATTAGCGATTTCTGCATCGCCTTGACCAATCCCGCTCGTTTCAACGATGATCAAGTCAAAATCTGCCGCTTTTACGACATCTAAAACGTCCCCGATTGCGCCTGACAATTCAGAACGCGAACCACGTGT
This window harbors:
- the rpoE gene encoding DNA-directed RNA polymerase subunit delta, whose amino-acid sequence is MKIRELSKEELIEESFVDLTYAMLEETHETKTYAELVAEIEKMMNLSKEDMKDRLVQFYTDLNIDGRFLILGENRWGLREWYPVEQIEEESAPTVKARKKKAKVADDEGFDDLDELSLEDELEFEDFGEDDEDEDDEVVKAPVEVEVLDFDADDDEEDSDVLVEDLDGNIIDEDDDDDDDDEEEDDLK
- the icmF gene encoding fused isobutyryl-CoA mutase/GTPase IcmF; this translates as MAIIEETKTYQPKNHIRFVTASSLFDGHDASINIMRRILQSSGAEVIHLGHNRSVEEVVNAAIQEDVQGICISSYQGGHMEYFKYMHDLLEEKGASQIRIYGGGGGVILPREIKELEEYGIAGIFSPEDGRKKGLQGMITEIVEECDFSTVKKDQKIENLSADKPVVLSNIITAAEEAHTRDTDTDDLLRAVREQTKNTPVLGITGTGGAGKSSLTDELIRRFLSELPDKKIAILSIDPTKQKTGGALLGDRIRMNAIFNKRVFMRSLATRGSRSELSGAIGDVLDVVKAADFDLIIVETSGIGQGDAEIANFSDVSMYVMTSEFGAPSQLEKIDMIDYADLIVINKFERSGSQDALRQVQKQYQRSRLLWEKELDDMPVYGTIASQFNDKGTNSLFAALVGTVNETCGTDWETDYDKFVKTQKENLIIPNNRRYYLRELTDTIRGYHAKTKEQSAFARRLFQLEGAIEAVKEKAPDDALVASLESLSDGVRDELTAESKRILANWDALKEMYAGDEFVTTVRDKEIRTILRTESLSGIKVPRVVLPKFVDYGEILSWVYLENAPGSFPYTAGVFPFKRAGEDPKRQFAGEGTPERTNRRFHYLSKDDDAKRLSTAFDSVTLYGEDPDHRPDIYGKVGESGVSICTLDDMKKLYEGFDLCAPTTSVSMTINGPAPIILAMFMNTAIDQQVKINEEKLGRTLTVEEFTEVRESTLQVVRGTVQADILKEDQGQNTCIFSTEFALRMMGDIQQYFIDHKVRNYYSVSISGYHIAEAGANPISQLAFTLSNGFTYVEYYLSRGMNIDDFAPNLSFFFSNGLDPEYTVIGRVARRIWAIVMRDKYGANERSQKLKYHVQTSGRSLHAQEIDFNDIRTTLQALMALQDNCNSLHTNAYDEAITTPTEESVRRAMAIQMIITKEHGLSKNENPLQGAFIIEEMTQLVEDAVMTEFDRINDRGGVLGAMETQYQRGKIQEESMHYEMKKHTGELPIIGVNTYLNPNPQSDDDINAMEIARATTEEKETQIGNLRAFQERNDSTEALERLKQAAKTGGNIFEELMETVKVASLGQITTALYEVGGQYRRNM